TAGAAGTCAGATAAAGGAATTTGATTATCAATTTATTACTCTTTCAGATGGAAATGTACGGTGCTACGAAATTGATAGAAAGACCCAAGGTGAGAGCTATATAAAGAAAACACTGATTGATGAATGTCAGGATCTTAAAATAACTCCAAAGTGGTTTGCTGATGAAGATGACCCATGGAGTGGAAAATGTTTAGGAGTTAATGAAAAGGGTGAAGTGCATTCTAAAAAGAGTTTAAATCCTTTAAAATGTAGACCGGAGAAAGTAAAAGTTCTGTGGCATAATTATGAAAGATTTAATGGGTTTTGCTTTGAGGTTGACGGTGAAAAGGGTCCTGAGTATTACGCTAAGAAAATTGATATCTCCAAATGCAAGCCAACTTTTACTAAATTCATTTTTTATAGAAAGAAGAATGAAAAGAGTGGGAATTGCTTTGATGCTGACTCAAAGACTGGTGGAGAACTCTACCATAAAAGGGTAGGAGCAAAGTCTTGTAAAAGAGAATTGCCCCAAATTAAAAAAGACTAGATACCAACAGCACTTTGCAATGGTGCTTTATTGTATGTAAAAAGTTCTGTTAGATAACTCGTCTTGTATTGAACGTAGTGAGCAGAACCAGGAATTACTGGATTCATAATGGAGCCCTTCACTGAGTAGCTATCCTTACTTAATATTTCACTATCATGTTCTCTGTTTAAGCTACAATGACCTAGTTCGTGATAGATCATAACTTCCCTTTGATAGCTACTTGCCTTATCCCACCAAGATTTCTTGATAATAACTTCTTTCGTTCCGTCACTATAGCTATTACAAACTCCGTCAAAATTTTCGTTAGAAGTATCACCAAAGTTAACTGGAATATCTCCAATATTAAAGCTTGGTTGATTGAGATACTTTCTCGCATTTGAAGTAAAGCTATCTGTATAGGGTTTGAATGTAGAGTCCGAAGAAGCAAATTGTCTTGTGCCACTAATATGTTGAATATGCTTTTGCGAAGCTACTCCACATCCTGTAAAAGTGAGTAATAAAAATGTCATAAGTAGTAATTGTTTCATTTGATCCCCTTAAATGTCACACACTACTAAGAGCAAGAAGGATGCCGAATATTACCTTATAATTTCAGTAGTTTAATAAGATTTTCTTGTAAAAAAAATGTACAGTGATCTAAGTTGTCTCTTTTTTAAACACTAATTCCATGTATAATTTAACTATATTTAATTGAAGGTAAGTATGAATAGAACAATCTTAATTGTAGATGATGAAGAGGATATTAGAGATCTTTTAAAGGTTTACTTTGTTGATGAGGGATACAAAGTTATCGAAGCAAAAGATGGATTAGAAGGCTACTCTAAATTAGAGAATGAAAATGTCGATGTCATTATTTCTGATGTTAAAATGCCAAATTTAAATGGAATTGAATTTTCAAAAAGAGCGAAGGCCTTTAAGCCTGATATTCCAATCTATCTGGTTACTGCATTTAGCGAATATACTGAAAAAGAAGTTTTGGCCATTGGTGTTGAGGCCATAATATTTAAACCTTTTGATATAAGTGAAATTGTCGATTTAGTAGATCGTCATTTTAAATAGTCCTATGAGAAGTTTATCACAGTGGCTCGAAGAGTATGGACAAAGTCACCAAAATTCAGTCAATCAGACGATTCATAAGATATGCGTTCCTTTGATTGAGTTTTCATTGCTGGGGATATTTTGGTTAATTCCAACGCCGCAGATCTTTTGGAATATTCCTTATCTAAATTGGGCAACTCTGTTTAGCTTCTTAGCATTAATCTTCTATGTTTCTCTTCTTAATTTCAAGTATCTCCTAGGTTCAATATGCATGCTCTTTCCGATGCTTATTCTGATCTCATTTCTTAAAAATAGCTATGGTGGAATTATTATTTATGGATTTGGTTTGATCTTTGCTCTTTCCTGGATAGGTCAGTTTATAGGTCATAAAATTGAGGGGAAGAAGCCATCTTTCTTTAAAGACTTATTCTTTCTTTTAATTGGCCCTCTATGGGTATTAAAGTCACTCTTTCAAAAATTAGGAATTGAAGACTAACTCTTTTTAAAAGTTAAATTATAAATAGTTTGGCCTCTTTCAAGGTACTTTCTTTCAAAGTGAGTACGTCCTCGTACACCATCTCTAGATGTGATCTCTTTACTTTCAATTAATTGAAGTTTCCAAGTTGAAGTCATAAACTCTTTACATTCTTGTGCATAGAAAAGCTCATTCGTTGCAAAGATGATTTCTCCATCGGGCCTTAATGTATGGATAACCTGTTGCATGAAAGGCATGGCATGGAATCTCTTATTTTGATGTGCAGGTTTAGGGTTCGGATTTGGAAAGAGAAAGAAGTACTTACTAACAGTCTCCTTTTCAAGAACATGAGATATCCATGAAATAGCATTTTCGTGTAAAGGTAGAAGATTTGTAGGGCTACCATGATTAATAAATCTTCGGTGAAACTTTTCAAACTTATCTCTTGTGTGCTCCAATGCCACGAGGTATCTGTCGGGATTTGCACCAGAGTATTGTATGGGATGAAGACCAACTCCACAGCCAACTTCTATATCAAGAGGTAATGAAGGGTACTCAAAAGAATCTATTTTAGGTTTAGGAATATTATCTATGGAAAATTTTCTCATTACAATTTTATATCAAATTTCTAATATAGTTAAAAGAAATTCGTGCTATAAGTAGGAATGAATGAAGCATATCTCTATGGACTAGGCGCTAATTTGACTTTCGCCCTTGGTTCTCAGATCTTTACAATGTACTCAAGAAGAATCTCATCAGTTTGGATGAACTTCTTTAAAGCTCTTGTAGGTCTTGTATGCTTTGGTCTATCTGTTTCATTATTCTCTACATGGAATAGTATTTCGCTGACATTCTTTCTACTATTTTTCAGTTCTGGCTTTATTGGTCTTGGAGTTGGAGACATATTCTTGCTTAAATCCTTTAGTGAGATGGGTCCTGGTAGAACGCTTATGTTATTTGGATTTCAACCTCTGATCATTGGCATTTTGAGCTACTTTGTTTTTGGGCAGACAATCGACTCTACTAAATTTTGGGCGATTGCTTTTTTTATTCTCTGTCTGGGCACTTTCTCGATTGAATCATTTAAAAGTTCTGGCTCGTGGAATGTTCGCGCTATTTCTATTGCTTTTCTAGGAATGACTTTAGATGGAATAGGAGTTGTCATTACCAGATATAGCTTTGATAATAATCCTCTGATTGGATCGATGGAGGGGAATTTCTATCGCTGCATTGGGGCCGTGAGTGTCTTTCTCATTCTATCGATAATTAGACCTTTTGGTTTTTTACAGAAATGGAAAATGCAAACCACAAGAGATAAGTTATTGCTTTGTGTTGGAAGTCTTCTTGGAACATTCATATGTCTGGCCCTCTATTTGAAGGCAATGCAAACAGCACACCTAGCAACTCTTTCGGGAATCGCTATTACAGGAACTATCTTTTCAAGTTTATTTGAATCTATTATTGAAAGGAAATGGCCAAGTAGATATTTAATTCTAGCTTTTATTTTCTTTTTATTTGGAATGAACTTTCTTCTTTTCTAAAGAATTATCTCCAAAAATCTTCATGATAGTTGAACTTTGTCAGTCTTCTCACTTCTTGTAGGTAAGTATCTAACTTCTGTGAGAACTGAAACTCTGGAAATATGTACATACCCCATAAGTGTGAAGCTATCATAATGTCTAAGATAGTTATTTTTTCACTCTGATAAAATGGAAGCAGCTCCTTTTCTAGAGAACTTAATGTCGTACTGAGTCCGTTTAGAAAAGTTTCTTTATTTTGTATGAGTTTTGAAAATGGTCCTCGTTTAGATTCTTTCTTATCTTGAAAATACTTTCTCGATTGATCATTGAACTCTGGTGTCCACATCCAATATGGCATACATAGTGAGTGAACATTTGATCCAATTTCGCTAAGTAGAGAATTTAGTTCTTCTAACTTTTCTTCAGTTAATAAGTCACAACGCAATAGGTTGTCAGTATCAAGGATTTTTATAATATCTAAGCTCTCATTACTTACTCTTGAATCTCCAAAATCGAATATAGGAAGCATTTTTACTCCCATTAATTGAACTGGAGTAGATTCATCGTCGTATGGAAGAACAATGGATTCATATTTAAGATTTAAAAGGCCTAGGGCCATTCTAACTCTGACACAGAAAGGGCAATGTACGTAATGATATAGTTTCATAGCAATATATTAGTAGATGAGACTTTTAGTGGCAATTAAAGAGTAGAATATTAAACATTTTCTTAACAGAGTGAGTTTATCTAATTAGAATAATATGTATTATAGGAGAATATAGTGTCACTAGAATTAATATCAAAAGATAAGAGGTTCTATCCTTTGTTTTGGACGATGTACCTAGGTGCATTAAATGATAACTTATTTAAAAATGCTCTCGTTCTATTAATTACTTATAAAAGCATTTCTTTAATGGGAATGAATTCCGGAGCGCTAGTTGCGATGTGTGGAGGGATTTTTATTCTTCCTTTCTTTCTCTTTTCGGCAACTGCAGGCCAGCTGGCAGATTCTAAGTCTAAAACCACTTTGATAAGAATCACAAAAATCACTGAACTCATCGTCATGACTTTAGCGGCAATTGGTTTCTACTCTAACAGTTTCACTTTATTATTAATCGTCCTCTTTTTAATGGGAACTCAGTCTACTTTCTTTGGACCTTTGAAATATGGAATCATCCCTCAGTTGCTCAAAAAAGATGAGTTAGTTTTAGGTAATGCCTATATTGGAGGTGGAACCTTCTTAGCTATACTTGTTGGAACAATTTTAGGGGGAGTTGTTGTTTCTACAGATGATCCCGGACTTTTGAGCTCCCTAGGAGTGCTAAGTGTTTCAATATTAGGTATAATTAGTGCTTTTAAGGTTAAGAATGTTGAGGCGGTAGATTCTACAGTTAGGCCTGACTATACTTTTGTTAGGCCAACAATTGAGATTATCAAGTTAACCATGAAAGAGAGAAGTATCTTTCATACTTGTATGGGAATTTCTTGGTTCTGGTTTATAGGTGCCGCAATTCTTTCTTTAATCCCTAGTCTTTGCAAAGATGTATTTAATGGTAATGAGGCCGTTGGAACTCTTTTTCTCGCAACCTTCACCATTGGGATGGGGATTGGGTCTTTTCTAGCAGAGAGACTTTCTCAGAAAAGACCTGAAACAGGTATGGTCGCAATAGCAGCAGTCCTAATGAGTATCTTTCTTGCTGACCTTGCTTATAGTGCTAGTCAATATAGCTTTATCCAGAGTGAGAATCACTTTAGTGTTTTAGAATTTTTAAGACAAGACTACTCTTTAAGGGCAATAATAGACCTATTACTTGTTTCAGTCTTTGGAGGAACATATATCATTCCTCAATTTACTTATTTACAGGACTTTACTCCAAGAGCTATTTTATCTCGAGTGATTGCTGGAAATAATATTTGGAATGCGATCTTTATGGTATCCGCAGCAGTTATGATTATGGTGTTGAGTTCTCTGAGTATGAGTATCGCACAAATCATTCTTATCATTGCTGTCTTAAACTTTCTATTTTCATTCTATCTCTATTATGTAAACTCTGATGTTACACTTCGATTTCTCTTTTGGATAATGTCCAAAGTCATCTACAAATTAGAGATTGAGGGCAGAGATAATATTCCTACCGATGGAGCAGTAGTTATTGCATGTAACCATGTTAGCTTTATTGATTGGGTTTTAATTATGTCTGCTAGTCCAAGACCTGTTCGCTTTGTCATTGACTACGCCTATTATTATGCAAAGGGTATGAAGTTTTGGTTTAAGCAAGCTCATTTGATTCCTATTGCGACTAGAAAGCAAGATCCTCAAATCCTTAATGAGGCCTTTGAACTTATTAAACAGTCCTTGGAGGAGAAGGCCGTTGTGGGGATATTTCCTGAAGGCTGGATTACAAGAGATGGAAAGCTGAGAAAGTTTCAACCAGGAATTAAGAAAATTGTTGAGACGACTCCTACTATTGTTGTTCCAATGGTAATAAAGGGACTATGGGGATCTTTCTTCTCTTTTGAAGGAAAGGGAGTTTTAAAAGGTTTCTCTTTGAGAAGAAGAAGAGTCACTCTCAAAATTTTACCACCCATAGCTGCTGATAAATTTAACTTTAAGGAATTAGAAGAAATTATACATAGTGAGGCACAATGAAATATCAAAAAGATGGAAATACTGTATTCTTGGTCGCTGATAAGGGTGAGAACCTATTTGAAGCTCTTTATAAGGCCCAAGCAGAGCTAGGTTTTACTGGAGCTCAAGTAAAGGGGATAGGAGCTCTAAAAAATATCGAGATTGGTTTCTTTCATTGCGATGAAAAAAATTATGATAAGACCATAATAAAGGAAGAGAAAGAGCTTCTTTCATTAGATGGGAACTTTACTTTCAATGAAGGAAAACCATTCTTTCACTTGCATGCAGTACTTGGTAATGAGGATTATACAACAAGTGGTGGGCATCTCTTTGATGCGACCGTTGCTGTAACATTGGAAATCTATCTGCAATTAAATAATTTGAAAGTAGAAAGAAAGCCTAATGCTGAAATTGGACTTAATTTGTGTGAGCTTTAAGTGAAGGAAGTAATTGTTGTAGACCTTGATGGGACCTTGGCCGACTGTGAGCATAGAGTTCATCACGTTGAACAGGTACCTAAAGACTGGAAGTCATTTAATGAGAAAATGGAGTTTGATAAACTTAACCTTTGGTGCAAGAAAATTATAGACTCAATGAGAAGTAATGGCATCGAAACAGTTTTACTTACTGGAAGAGGGGAAGAAAATAGGGATAAGACTCTTAAATGGTTAGAAGAAAATGGAGTCGAATTTTTAGATCTTTACATGAGACCAGTAGGTGATGAGCGCGAAGATGCTCATATTAAAAAAGAAATTTACTTAGAAAAAATCGCTCCTAGCTATAAGACGCTCTTTGTTATCGAGGACCGTTTAAGTGTAGTGAAAATGTGGCGATCTATTGATGTTACTTGCTTGCAGTGTGAGTGGGGTGATTTTTAGCAGTGCGTTGCGGCGGTAGTTGAGAGTTAAGAATATGTTAGTTGTGAAATACGATCAGACTATAGTAGAACTATTATATACATTACTTTACGTCTCCAATTGAGGCAAATAGAGGATTAGTGAGCCCAAGACTGCAAATTGTAAAAAATGATAAAATTGTAACGATTATTGGTGACTTCGCTGAGGATAAATTACTCCTTAATGAAGCCACTGATTACTTTAAGAACTGGCTTAATGAGTATCAAGAAGTTCTTGAAGATGACTGTCACTTCTACTTTGAAGATAAGACAGGAAATAAAACAGAATTTAAGTTACAATAGAAATTAGCTAGAACTATAAACCAAGGATGGTTAAATGAAGTTACTTCCATTAATAGTAATGACACTTCTCATTACAACATCATGTAAAGAGCAAAAAGAAGAAGACAAAGCTCCAGATGAAACTTTTAGATTTGGCAAAGAAATCGCCCCTGAGAGAGCTTTATCTGATAGTGAATTTTCACTAATAAAATCAACATGTACGGACTTACAAAATAAGAGAATTAGATTTAGTGAAAGAGGAGATAGGGAGTGGAGTTTTATTTTTACACTGCTTGAAAAATCTTGTTCTGATTCTAACTATGGTGCACCTATAGAAGTGAGCTCGGCCTTAAGAGTTCCTCGCAGTGGCTCTGTGTTCTTTGAGGCCCCAAGAGTAGGAACTTTCTCTTCGGATATTTTAACTGATGAACATCCTAGTTTTGAGGAAATCTGCACTAGTGTTTTAAAAGATATTAATGTTACTAATACGATCACTAGTGGAACTGTAAAGTATCAGTATCGTTTTATTAAGGCGCAAGAAGGAGCAATTTTAGAGATGGCAAAATTCTCTCAAAACGTGAGCGGTCGTTATACTCCTAACTTTATTGAATCATACTCCGTTCTTTCTTCTGCTTATGCCCATAGAGGTGGGATGGTTTACGAAAGGTATCGCGTGACTCCTTGTTCAAATGGATCTTCCCAGATTTACCGTCAGACTCTAAAAAAATAATTTCCCTATTCTTAACCATAACAGTTATCAGCAATGTTATGGTTAAGACTAGATATGGTATTAGCTCTACTAGCCTCAGTTTCCAATCTTGTTTCATTTACCATCCTTGGTTGAAACACTGTCTACTTTCCTATAAGCAAGATAAAGGCCAACATTTTCATACATTACAAGGTCAAAATATCCCCAAATAGTTTCATATAGTCACCGATGTCAATACTCTGTTAAGTCTTTGTGAACTCTTTTGTAGACTCTTGTAATAATTTGTTGAGCTTTCTATAGTGTGACTTCTGGAGGTTCTATGAACATTTTTTTTCTTTCTACTCTTATTTTAAGTACACCTACTTTCGCAACAGAAATTATTTTTCCAAAAAATTATAAAAAAAAGATGAGGGCTTTCATCACACATGCTGAGCCACACGATTTTGATACATTTAAAGTGAGTAATAGATATAATAAAGAATATATTATTATTTGCGCTGGGAATCCATTTCATAATAATAGAACTTCATATATAGAATACGAAAACTTTTTTGGGGTTCATTCGGCCGACTTTAGGTTCAGTAATAATTCCGACTGTCACACTCTAAAGGAATATCTTACTGCTGTCTTTCCAAGTATCAATAAAGAAAACCCCATTGAAATAACCTTCGACAGAGATAAATATGAAGTTGATACAATTATCTTACCAAATTTAGATATGCATGAAGATGGGGAAAGTGAAAAAGATATTTTAAAGTTAAGTACATTGTAGATTGTTTATCTCAAGAATTAGTTCATAATGGATGAATGGAAAGTGGATTAAGAAAGAATATTTCAAAAGTATTTATATTTAATAGTAGTTGGATGTTTCTAATTGTTCTTCCTGTCATGGTGCCTTACTTGAGATCTAAGGGCCTATCCATGCAGGAAGTCTTTGAATTACAGTCTATATTTTCATTCTTTGTTCTCATTTTTGAATTACCGTCAGGATATATTGCAGATTTAATTGGTAGAAAGTACTCTCTCGTTGTGGCCAGCTTCTTTCATGGACTTGGTTTTTCCATTATGCCTTTTGCTGACACATTTTGGCACTTAGTGGGCTTTGAGATTCTTCTTGCTATCGGTGTTTCACTTTTTTCGGGAACAGATATTTCTATAATCTATGACTCTATTGCAGCTATTAAGAATAAAGGACCAGCTGATGTGGAGGGAAAGCTTATTGGGAAAAAAATATTCTACTCCCAAACATCTGAAGCAATTGCTGCTGTGGTA
This window of the Halobacteriovorax sp. HLS genome carries:
- a CDS encoding DMT family transporter, which gives rise to MNEAYLYGLGANLTFALGSQIFTMYSRRISSVWMNFFKALVGLVCFGLSVSLFSTWNSISLTFFLLFFSSGFIGLGVGDIFLLKSFSEMGPGRTLMLFGFQPLIIGILSYFVFGQTIDSTKFWAIAFFILCLGTFSIESFKSSGSWNVRAISIAFLGMTLDGIGVVITRYSFDNNPLIGSMEGNFYRCIGAVSVFLILSIIRPFGFLQKWKMQTTRDKLLLCVGSLLGTFICLALYLKAMQTAHLATLSGIAITGTIFSSLFESIIERKWPSRYLILAFIFFLFGMNFLLF
- a CDS encoding PPC domain-containing DNA-binding protein — its product is MKYQKDGNTVFLVADKGENLFEALYKAQAELGFTGAQVKGIGALKNIEIGFFHCDEKNYDKTIIKEEKELLSLDGNFTFNEGKPFFHLHAVLGNEDYTTSGGHLFDATVAVTLEIYLQLNNLKVERKPNAEIGLNLCEL
- a CDS encoding HAD family acid phosphatase; this encodes MKEVIVVDLDGTLADCEHRVHHVEQVPKDWKSFNEKMEFDKLNLWCKKIIDSMRSNGIETVLLTGRGEENRDKTLKWLEENGVEFLDLYMRPVGDEREDAHIKKEIYLEKIAPSYKTLFVIEDRLSVVKMWRSIDVTCLQCEWGDF
- the grxB gene encoding glutaredoxin 2 yields the protein MKLYHYVHCPFCVRVRMALGLLNLKYESIVLPYDDESTPVQLMGVKMLPIFDFGDSRVSNESLDIIKILDTDNLLRCDLLTEEKLEELNSLLSEIGSNVHSLCMPYWMWTPEFNDQSRKYFQDKKESKRGPFSKLIQNKETFLNGLSTTLSSLEKELLPFYQSEKITILDIMIASHLWGMYIFPEFQFSQKLDTYLQEVRRLTKFNYHEDFWR
- a CDS encoding response regulator, yielding MNRTILIVDDEEDIRDLLKVYFVDEGYKVIEAKDGLEGYSKLENENVDVIISDVKMPNLNGIEFSKRAKAFKPDIPIYLVTAFSEYTEKEVLAIGVEAIIFKPFDISEIVDLVDRHFK
- a CDS encoding MFS transporter — encoded protein: MSLELISKDKRFYPLFWTMYLGALNDNLFKNALVLLITYKSISLMGMNSGALVAMCGGIFILPFFLFSATAGQLADSKSKTTLIRITKITELIVMTLAAIGFYSNSFTLLLIVLFLMGTQSTFFGPLKYGIIPQLLKKDELVLGNAYIGGGTFLAILVGTILGGVVVSTDDPGLLSSLGVLSVSILGIISAFKVKNVEAVDSTVRPDYTFVRPTIEIIKLTMKERSIFHTCMGISWFWFIGAAILSLIPSLCKDVFNGNEAVGTLFLATFTIGMGIGSFLAERLSQKRPETGMVAIAAVLMSIFLADLAYSASQYSFIQSENHFSVLEFLRQDYSLRAIIDLLLVSVFGGTYIIPQFTYLQDFTPRAILSRVIAGNNIWNAIFMVSAAVMIMVLSSLSMSIAQIILIIAVLNFLFSFYLYYVNSDVTLRFLFWIMSKVIYKLEIEGRDNIPTDGAVVIACNHVSFIDWVLIMSASPRPVRFVIDYAYYYAKGMKFWFKQAHLIPIATRKQDPQILNEAFELIKQSLEEKAVVGIFPEGWITRDGKLRKFQPGIKKIVETTPTIVVPMVIKGLWGSFFSFEGKGVLKGFSLRRRRVTLKILPPIAADKFNFKELEEIIHSEAQ
- a CDS encoding DUF962 domain-containing protein, coding for MRSLSQWLEEYGQSHQNSVNQTIHKICVPLIEFSLLGIFWLIPTPQIFWNIPYLNWATLFSFLALIFYVSLLNFKYLLGSICMLFPMLILISFLKNSYGGIIIYGFGLIFALSWIGQFIGHKIEGKKPSFFKDLFFLLIGPLWVLKSLFQKLGIED